The following are encoded together in the Daucus carota subsp. sativus chromosome 5, DH1 v3.0, whole genome shotgun sequence genome:
- the LOC108220678 gene encoding uncharacterized protein LOC108220678 isoform X2, whose amino-acid sequence MFVLVVLIFTVIAATYKPEDPLFHPSSRITMFLTSDSNATFVADSTVVRTGEDFMAVNQSAFGGFINVTDVDLGVPLRVDVNADEVTAFECEGQIGAPVDCSDPGVFHLMMTSAIEQFRDIHFYRFGKPVRGDNDSSCHMAWRFRPKEGKAAAFYKDYRSFVIDRSGNCTLSVVGIGEYHSGGNARKRKKNLRPGFEKPQADQEQRAVVPVVGEVVSDALPAIESEGSFSSGKYLFYTGGGERCKSMDHFLWSFTCALGEAKYLNRTLVMDMSICLSSVYTSSGQDEEGKDFRYYFDFEHLKDSTSVLDQTQFWVDWNKWNQKDGLALLPVDDFKITPMKLAGAQETLIMRKFGAVEPDNYWYRVCEGDAESVIQRPWHMIWKSRRLMEIVSAIAAKLNWDFDSVHVVRGEKARNLELWPNLAADTSPEALISTLQDKVDAGRSLYIATDESDTTFFDPLKDKFATHFLDEYKDLWDENSEWYSETMKLNNGVPVEFDGYMRASVDTEVFLRGKRQIETFNDLTRDCKDGVNTCTSSS is encoded by the coding sequence ATGTTTGTACTTGTTGTCTTGATTTTCACTGTAATTGCGGCTACCTATAAGCCCGAAGACCCTTTATTTCATCCCTCTAGTAGGATCACTATGTTCCTCACCTCGGACTCGAATGCAACTTTTGTAGCGGATAGTACTGTTGTTAGGACTGGTGAGGATTTTATGGCGGTTAATCAGAGTGCATTTGGGGGTTTTATTAATGTTACGGATGTGGATTTGGGGGTTCCGTTGAGGGTTGATGTTAATGCGGATGAGGTGACTGCGTTTGAGTGTGAGGGGCAGATTGGGGCACCGGTTGATTGTAGTGATCCGGGTGTTTTTCATTTGATGATGACTTCTGCAATTGAGCAGTTTAGGGATATACATTTTTATAGGTTTGGGAAGCCTGTTAGGGGGGATAATGATAGTTCGTGTCATATGGCGTGGAGGTTTAGGCCTAAGGAAGGGAAGGCAGCCGCGTTTTATAAGGATTATAGGAGTTTTGTGATTGATAGGTCGGGTAATTGTACGTTGAGTGTGGTAGGGATAGGGGAGTATCATTCAGGTGGGAATGCtaggaagaggaagaagaatttGAGGCCTGGTTTTGAGAAGCCTCAAGCAGATCAAGAACAAAGGGCTGTTGTTCCTGTTGTTGGAGAGGTTGTGAGTGACGCATTGCCTGCAATTGAGTCCGAGGGGTCGTTTAGTAGTGGGAAGTACTTGTTTTACACAGGGGGCGGAGAGAGATGCAAGAGCATGGATCACTTTTTATGGAGTTTCACGTGTGCTTTGGGCGAGGCTAAGTATTTGAATAGGACCCTTGTAATGGATATGAGCATTTGTCTGTCCTCGGTTTATACTTCCTCCGGTCAGGATGAAGAAGGGAAGGATTTCAGATATTACTTTGATTTTGAGCATTTGAAGGATTCCACTTCTGTGCTGGATCAGACTCAGTTTTGGGTCGATTGGAACAAATGGAACCAGAAAGACGGACTAGCTCTCCTCCCTGTGGATGACTTTAAGATCACACCGATGAAGCTGGCAGGGGCGCAAGAAACTCTAATCATGAGGAAATTTGGCGCGGTGGAGCCAGACAATTATTGGTACAGGGTCTGTGAAGGAGATGCAGAATCGGTTATTCAACGGCCTTGGCACATGATATGGAAATCTAGACGTTTGATGGAGATAGTGTCAGCAATTGCTGCAAAATTGAACTGGGATTTTGACTCTGTTCATGTTGTCAGAGGGGAGAAGGCAAGAAACTTGGAACTCTGGCCTAATCTTGCTGCGGATACTTCCCCAGAGGCTCTGATATCAACCTTGCAAGACAAAGTTGATGCAGGGAGAAGCCTGTACATTGCAACTGATGAATCAGACACCACGTTTTTTGACCCTCTGAAGGACAAGTTCGCCACTCATTTTCTCGACGAATACAAAGATCTTTGGGATGAGAACAGTGAGTGGTATTCTGAGACCATGAAGCTCAACAACGGGGTTCCGGTAGAATTTGATGGTTACATGAGGGCATCAGTTGATACAGAAGTTTTCTTGAGAGGCAAAAGACAGATTGAAACCTTTAACGACCTTACCAGGGACTGTAAGGATGGTGTCAACACTTGCACTTCATCCAGCTAA
- the LOC108220678 gene encoding uncharacterized protein LOC108220678 isoform X1, whose protein sequence is MLNRPALSRTGSFRAENLGQTALALISNLCFTMFVLVVLIFTVIAATYKPEDPLFHPSSRITMFLTSDSNATFVADSTVVRTGEDFMAVNQSAFGGFINVTDVDLGVPLRVDVNADEVTAFECEGQIGAPVDCSDPGVFHLMMTSAIEQFRDIHFYRFGKPVRGDNDSSCHMAWRFRPKEGKAAAFYKDYRSFVIDRSGNCTLSVVGIGEYHSGGNARKRKKNLRPGFEKPQADQEQRAVVPVVGEVVSDALPAIESEGSFSSGKYLFYTGGGERCKSMDHFLWSFTCALGEAKYLNRTLVMDMSICLSSVYTSSGQDEEGKDFRYYFDFEHLKDSTSVLDQTQFWVDWNKWNQKDGLALLPVDDFKITPMKLAGAQETLIMRKFGAVEPDNYWYRVCEGDAESVIQRPWHMIWKSRRLMEIVSAIAAKLNWDFDSVHVVRGEKARNLELWPNLAADTSPEALISTLQDKVDAGRSLYIATDESDTTFFDPLKDKFATHFLDEYKDLWDENSEWYSETMKLNNGVPVEFDGYMRASVDTEVFLRGKRQIETFNDLTRDCKDGVNTCTSSS, encoded by the coding sequence ATGCTGAACCGGCCGGCTTTGTCTCGGACAGGAAGCTTTCGGGCAGAAAACTTAGGCCAAACTGCCTTAGCATTGATTAGTAATCTATGTTTCACTATGTTTGTACTTGTTGTCTTGATTTTCACTGTAATTGCGGCTACCTATAAGCCCGAAGACCCTTTATTTCATCCCTCTAGTAGGATCACTATGTTCCTCACCTCGGACTCGAATGCAACTTTTGTAGCGGATAGTACTGTTGTTAGGACTGGTGAGGATTTTATGGCGGTTAATCAGAGTGCATTTGGGGGTTTTATTAATGTTACGGATGTGGATTTGGGGGTTCCGTTGAGGGTTGATGTTAATGCGGATGAGGTGACTGCGTTTGAGTGTGAGGGGCAGATTGGGGCACCGGTTGATTGTAGTGATCCGGGTGTTTTTCATTTGATGATGACTTCTGCAATTGAGCAGTTTAGGGATATACATTTTTATAGGTTTGGGAAGCCTGTTAGGGGGGATAATGATAGTTCGTGTCATATGGCGTGGAGGTTTAGGCCTAAGGAAGGGAAGGCAGCCGCGTTTTATAAGGATTATAGGAGTTTTGTGATTGATAGGTCGGGTAATTGTACGTTGAGTGTGGTAGGGATAGGGGAGTATCATTCAGGTGGGAATGCtaggaagaggaagaagaatttGAGGCCTGGTTTTGAGAAGCCTCAAGCAGATCAAGAACAAAGGGCTGTTGTTCCTGTTGTTGGAGAGGTTGTGAGTGACGCATTGCCTGCAATTGAGTCCGAGGGGTCGTTTAGTAGTGGGAAGTACTTGTTTTACACAGGGGGCGGAGAGAGATGCAAGAGCATGGATCACTTTTTATGGAGTTTCACGTGTGCTTTGGGCGAGGCTAAGTATTTGAATAGGACCCTTGTAATGGATATGAGCATTTGTCTGTCCTCGGTTTATACTTCCTCCGGTCAGGATGAAGAAGGGAAGGATTTCAGATATTACTTTGATTTTGAGCATTTGAAGGATTCCACTTCTGTGCTGGATCAGACTCAGTTTTGGGTCGATTGGAACAAATGGAACCAGAAAGACGGACTAGCTCTCCTCCCTGTGGATGACTTTAAGATCACACCGATGAAGCTGGCAGGGGCGCAAGAAACTCTAATCATGAGGAAATTTGGCGCGGTGGAGCCAGACAATTATTGGTACAGGGTCTGTGAAGGAGATGCAGAATCGGTTATTCAACGGCCTTGGCACATGATATGGAAATCTAGACGTTTGATGGAGATAGTGTCAGCAATTGCTGCAAAATTGAACTGGGATTTTGACTCTGTTCATGTTGTCAGAGGGGAGAAGGCAAGAAACTTGGAACTCTGGCCTAATCTTGCTGCGGATACTTCCCCAGAGGCTCTGATATCAACCTTGCAAGACAAAGTTGATGCAGGGAGAAGCCTGTACATTGCAACTGATGAATCAGACACCACGTTTTTTGACCCTCTGAAGGACAAGTTCGCCACTCATTTTCTCGACGAATACAAAGATCTTTGGGATGAGAACAGTGAGTGGTATTCTGAGACCATGAAGCTCAACAACGGGGTTCCGGTAGAATTTGATGGTTACATGAGGGCATCAGTTGATACAGAAGTTTTCTTGAGAGGCAAAAGACAGATTGAAACCTTTAACGACCTTACCAGGGACTGTAAGGATGGTGTCAACACTTGCACTTCATCCAGCTAA